One genomic region from Pyxicephalus adspersus chromosome 1, UCB_Pads_2.0, whole genome shotgun sequence encodes:
- the TMEM120A gene encoding transmembrane protein 120A isoform X2 — MRCRIKSSQENEEEQIKDIQENIKLREKTFFEMESFLPKKNGLYLSLVLGNVNVTLLSKQSKFAYKDEYEKFKLYLTMILMVLSFLCRFILNSRVGDAVFNFLLVWYYCTLTIRESILINNGSRIKGWWVLNHYISTFLSGVMLTWPDGLMYQIFRNQFLSFSMYQSFVQFLQYYYQSGCLYRLRALGERHNMDLTVEGFQSWMWRGLTFLLPFLFFGQFWQLYNAITLFQLARHPECKEWQVIMCGLPFLVHFLGNFFTTLRVVHQKFQNETDEQKNK, encoded by the exons ATGAGATGCAG GATTAAAAGCAGCCAAGAAAATGAGGAAGAACAAATTAAAGACATACAAGAAAACATTAAGTTGAGAGAGAAAACATTCTTTGAGATGGAGTCTTTTCTTCCAAAGAAAAATGG ATTATACCTGAGCCTGGTATTGGGGAATGTCAATGTGACTCTCTTAAGCAAGCAGTCTAA gtTTGCTTACAAAGATGAGTATGAAAAATTCAAACTGTACCTAACCATGATCCTAATGGTCTTGTCCTTTTTATGTCGCTTTATTCTGAACTCCAG GGTGGGCGATGCtgtgtttaactttttattgGTTTGGTATTACTGCACACTTACAATCCGTGAAAGCATTTTAATCAATAATGGTTCCAG AATTAAAGGCTGGTGGGTCCTAAATCATTATATATCCACCTTCCTCTCGGGCGTCATGTTAACCTG gccGGATGGATTAATGTACCAGATATTCAGAAACCAATTCCTTTCATTTTCTATGTACCAAA GCTTTGTTCAGTTTTTGCAATACTATTACCAAAGTGGCTGTTTGTACAGACTACGAGCTCTTGGGGAGAGGCATAACATGGACCTTACTGTGG AGGGATTCCAGTCCTGGATGTGGAGAGGATTGACTTTCCTTCTGCCATTTCTCTTCTTTGGTCAG ttCTGGCAGCTCTATAATGCCATCACACTCTTCCAACTAGCCAGGCATCCAGAGTGCAAAGAATGGCAG GTAATAATGTGTGGTCTCCCTTTTCTAGTACATTTCTTGGGAAACTTCTTCACCACTTTGCGAGTTGTTCACCAGAAATTTCAGAATGAAACTGATGAACAGAAGAACAAGTGA
- the TMEM120A gene encoding transmembrane protein 120A isoform X1: MASAGLRDCVREWEELQQHYNEMQETHRSYKLKLEELTKLQTRCSSSITRQKKKLKDLSVELKKIKSSQENEEEQIKDIQENIKLREKTFFEMESFLPKKNGLYLSLVLGNVNVTLLSKQSKFAYKDEYEKFKLYLTMILMVLSFLCRFILNSRVGDAVFNFLLVWYYCTLTIRESILINNGSRIKGWWVLNHYISTFLSGVMLTWPDGLMYQIFRNQFLSFSMYQSFVQFLQYYYQSGCLYRLRALGERHNMDLTVEGFQSWMWRGLTFLLPFLFFGQFWQLYNAITLFQLARHPECKEWQVIMCGLPFLVHFLGNFFTTLRVVHQKFQNETDEQKNK; the protein is encoded by the exons ATGGCTTCTGCGGGGCTCCGTGATTGTGTGCGGGAATGGGAAGAGCTGCAGCAGCATTACAATGAGATGCAG GAGACCCATCGTTCATACAAGCTGAAGTTGGAGGAATTAACAAAGCTGCAGACACGGTGTTCTAGTTCCATTACTAGGCAGAAGAAGAAGCTAAAAGACCTATCCGTAGAATTAAAGAA GATTAAAAGCAGCCAAGAAAATGAGGAAGAACAAATTAAAGACATACAAGAAAACATTAAGTTGAGAGAGAAAACATTCTTTGAGATGGAGTCTTTTCTTCCAAAGAAAAATGG ATTATACCTGAGCCTGGTATTGGGGAATGTCAATGTGACTCTCTTAAGCAAGCAGTCTAA gtTTGCTTACAAAGATGAGTATGAAAAATTCAAACTGTACCTAACCATGATCCTAATGGTCTTGTCCTTTTTATGTCGCTTTATTCTGAACTCCAG GGTGGGCGATGCtgtgtttaactttttattgGTTTGGTATTACTGCACACTTACAATCCGTGAAAGCATTTTAATCAATAATGGTTCCAG AATTAAAGGCTGGTGGGTCCTAAATCATTATATATCCACCTTCCTCTCGGGCGTCATGTTAACCTG gccGGATGGATTAATGTACCAGATATTCAGAAACCAATTCCTTTCATTTTCTATGTACCAAA GCTTTGTTCAGTTTTTGCAATACTATTACCAAAGTGGCTGTTTGTACAGACTACGAGCTCTTGGGGAGAGGCATAACATGGACCTTACTGTGG AGGGATTCCAGTCCTGGATGTGGAGAGGATTGACTTTCCTTCTGCCATTTCTCTTCTTTGGTCAG ttCTGGCAGCTCTATAATGCCATCACACTCTTCCAACTAGCCAGGCATCCAGAGTGCAAAGAATGGCAG GTAATAATGTGTGGTCTCCCTTTTCTAGTACATTTCTTGGGAAACTTCTTCACCACTTTGCGAGTTGTTCACCAGAAATTTCAGAATGAAACTGATGAACAGAAGAACAAGTGA